In Sedimentibacter sp. MB31-C6, one genomic interval encodes:
- a CDS encoding bifunctional diguanylate cyclase/phosphodiesterase translates to MKIEQLKYLTSSRNHNFIFNLVWSIIILFCIFIIGGIIYLTDGLMSSLIQLFYIPILLAVFIFGTKGGIFFSIISGLTVGPFMPLNGLTQPAGAWILRIFMFVAIVLVVGFLVEHIKSINDIERKKAYEDINTGYPNVNKFKHDINQIINSRNQNNFSIIIFKLENLEMINRYVDFETGQYTFSALMDKVVDFFPTGSIYSIDTSKFVIVIPDINSDMAYSLAKEFAAKTKTPIYINNLPISIIIKGGIVSFPPYSDSVKDILYKLDRALEQANITQREIIIYDNNLAIESEKYYNTLVTLYDALQNDEFTLVYQPKINMINQIEGVEALLRWNDNSKNNLSIAQLINIAEEAGFINEVTKWVIKHAIYQLNVWKEKGIETNVSINLSSRDLNDDSILKFTKKYIKLYDLEPSCLEFELTERTIIEDEQNVFSKINEIKDYGIKVSLDDYGTGYNTYKYLINYSKTFNYIKIDKSFINNIKYNKNRIIVEGIIDLVHKLGLEVIAEGVETKEQVDILNSINCDIMQGYYFSRPIKPEKLVSKYFVKVNR, encoded by the coding sequence ATGAAGATTGAACAATTGAAATATCTAACAAGTTCAAGAAATCATAACTTTATATTTAACTTAGTATGGAGTATCATAATATTATTTTGCATCTTTATAATTGGAGGAATTATATATTTAACTGATGGATTAATGAGTTCTTTAATACAGTTATTTTATATTCCTATTTTATTAGCTGTGTTTATATTTGGTACTAAGGGAGGCATATTTTTTTCTATTATATCAGGATTAACAGTTGGACCCTTTATGCCTTTAAATGGATTAACGCAGCCTGCTGGTGCTTGGATTTTGCGAATATTTATGTTTGTAGCAATAGTTTTAGTTGTTGGTTTTCTAGTTGAACATATTAAAAGTATAAATGATATAGAAAGAAAAAAAGCTTATGAAGATATAAATACTGGATATCCAAATGTTAATAAATTCAAACATGACATAAATCAAATTATTAATTCAAGAAATCAAAATAATTTTTCTATAATTATATTTAAACTTGAAAACTTGGAAATGATAAATAGATATGTTGATTTTGAAACGGGTCAATATACTTTTTCTGCATTAATGGACAAGGTAGTAGACTTTTTTCCTACAGGTAGTATCTATTCAATAGATACAAGTAAATTTGTAATAGTCATACCTGATATAAATTCTGATATGGCCTATTCATTAGCTAAGGAATTTGCTGCTAAAACTAAAACACCAATTTATATAAATAATCTTCCAATATCAATTATTATAAAGGGGGGTATAGTATCTTTCCCACCATATAGTGATAGTGTGAAAGATATTCTATATAAATTGGATAGAGCTTTAGAACAGGCAAATATTACTCAAAGAGAAATAATAATTTATGATAACAATTTAGCTATAGAAAGCGAAAAATACTATAATACACTAGTTACACTTTATGATGCTTTGCAAAACGATGAATTTACTTTAGTATATCAGCCTAAAATTAATATGATAAATCAAATAGAAGGAGTAGAAGCTCTTTTAAGATGGAATGATAACTCAAAAAATAATTTATCTATTGCTCAATTAATTAATATAGCAGAAGAAGCAGGCTTTATTAATGAAGTTACAAAATGGGTAATAAAACATGCTATATACCAACTGAATGTATGGAAAGAAAAAGGTATAGAAACAAATGTTTCAATTAACCTTTCATCAAGAGATTTAAATGATGACTCAATTTTAAAATTTACAAAAAAATATATTAAGTTATATGATTTAGAACCTTCGTGTTTAGAATTTGAATTAACAGAGAGAACAATTATAGAAGATGAACAAAATGTATTTAGTAAGATTAATGAAATAAAAGATTATGGAATCAAAGTATCATTAGATGATTATGGAACAGGATATAATACGTATAAATATCTCATAAATTACTCTAAAACATTTAATTATATAAAAATTGATAAATCATTTATTAATAATATAAAATATAATAAAAATAGAATAATAGTAGAAGGTATAATAGATTTAGTTCATAAGTTAGGTTTAGAAGTAATAGCAGAAGGCGTTGAAACAAAAGAACAAGTTGATATTTTAAATAGTATTAATTGTGACATTATGCAGGGATATTATTTCAGTAGGCCTATAAAACCAGAAAAATTAGTTTCAAAGTATTTCGTTAAAGTAAACAGATAG